One part of the Acidobacteriota bacterium genome encodes these proteins:
- the rpmE gene encoding 50S ribosomal protein L31 — MKAAIHPNYTEVRVHCACGNAFVTRSAHKGDISVEICSACHPFFTGKQKLLDTAGRIERFRRKYAKSDAGKAETAKVEAAKK, encoded by the coding sequence ATGAAAGCAGCGATCCATCCCAACTACACCGAAGTGCGCGTACACTGCGCCTGTGGAAATGCGTTTGTAACCCGATCCGCCCACAAGGGCGACATCAGCGTAGAAATTTGCTCGGCCTGCCACCCGTTCTTTACGGGCAAGCAGAAGCTGCTGGATACCGCCGGCCGCATCGAGCGTTTCCGCCGCAAATATGCCAAAAGCGATGCCGGCAAGGCCGAAACAGCCAAGGTTGAGGCGGCGAAGAAGTAA
- a CDS encoding S9 family peptidase, with protein MTPRCKLLLPVLLSVVFAIPTAAETKVRNFDQAAISPDGKRVAWIGPADRDSSPDAGAGLYVQELEKSGANPVRINTGDFAKSATEGVAWSADSKMLTFLCQAAEQMQVCIASPDGKSLRKLTGVKGALANPVFSPDGKKVAFLFTENAPRKPGPLEAMTPEVGVIESKIYEQRLAVVDVGTGAVQQISPADMYVYEFDWSPDGKQFAVTAAPGEGDANWYSAQLYRLAASGGALAPVYKPPLQIAVPRWSPDGKNIAFIAGIMSDEGSTGGDVFVVSATGGLARNLTPAIPASPSWLTWESADKILLAGRIDGDSGIGSVAVGSGEITQVWRGPESILKDEAISMSADGTRSAVVRHSAAKPPEVWAGATGAWRQTTHVNDAVRPEWGEVKSVHWVSDGMTIQGWLACPVGFDPNHPDPKNRYPMVVVVHGGPAGAAGSGWPGSFFSSQLYGLTRQGYFVLFPNPRGSFGQGEAFTAGNVKDFGYGDLRDILTGVDSVVKTLPIDNDRIGITGWSYGGYMTMWAITQTNRFKAAVSGAGLSNFQSYYGQNDIDQWMIPYFGASVYDDPAVYARSSPMTFIKNVKTPTLIVVGERDGEVPAPQSREYWHALKTLGVETQFVVYPNEGHAIQNPEHRQDIGDRLTAWFNRFLKPEAGKTQ; from the coding sequence ATGACTCCGAGATGCAAGCTCCTCCTCCCCGTACTTCTTTCCGTAGTTTTTGCGATTCCCACCGCGGCCGAAACTAAGGTTCGCAACTTCGATCAGGCCGCCATCTCGCCCGACGGCAAGCGCGTGGCCTGGATCGGCCCGGCGGACCGTGACTCCTCTCCGGATGCGGGCGCCGGCCTGTACGTGCAGGAACTCGAAAAGTCCGGGGCGAACCCGGTTCGAATCAACACTGGTGATTTCGCGAAATCTGCAACCGAGGGAGTGGCGTGGTCGGCGGACAGCAAGATGCTTACGTTCCTGTGCCAGGCTGCCGAACAGATGCAAGTCTGCATCGCCAGCCCGGATGGAAAGTCGCTTCGCAAGCTCACCGGCGTGAAGGGTGCGCTCGCGAATCCCGTGTTCTCGCCCGACGGGAAGAAAGTTGCATTCCTCTTTACTGAGAATGCTCCGCGCAAACCGGGGCCGCTGGAGGCGATGACGCCAGAAGTGGGCGTGATCGAATCGAAAATTTACGAGCAACGCCTGGCTGTCGTGGATGTTGGCACCGGCGCCGTGCAACAGATTTCACCGGCGGATATGTATGTGTACGAATTCGACTGGTCGCCGGACGGAAAACAGTTTGCCGTCACCGCCGCTCCGGGAGAAGGCGATGCCAACTGGTACTCGGCGCAACTCTACCGGCTGGCGGCATCGGGAGGAGCGCTTGCTCCCGTGTATAAACCGCCCTTGCAGATCGCGGTGCCGCGTTGGTCTCCTGACGGGAAGAACATCGCGTTCATTGCCGGGATCATGAGTGACGAAGGATCGACGGGTGGCGACGTCTTTGTGGTCTCTGCCACGGGCGGACTCGCCCGTAACCTCACACCTGCGATTCCCGCCTCGCCCAGTTGGCTTACCTGGGAGTCCGCGGACAAAATCCTGCTTGCAGGCCGCATCGATGGTGATTCCGGGATAGGCAGCGTTGCAGTTGGGTCAGGGGAAATCACCCAGGTCTGGAGAGGCCCCGAATCCATCCTGAAAGACGAGGCGATCTCAATGTCGGCTGACGGCACGCGCTCGGCTGTAGTCCGGCATTCGGCCGCGAAGCCTCCTGAGGTCTGGGCTGGCGCCACGGGAGCATGGCGACAGACTACCCACGTCAACGACGCTGTCCGGCCAGAATGGGGAGAGGTCAAGAGCGTCCACTGGGTCAGCGACGGAATGACGATCCAGGGATGGCTCGCCTGCCCGGTGGGCTTTGATCCGAATCATCCCGATCCCAAGAATCGTTATCCGATGGTGGTCGTTGTTCATGGCGGACCGGCGGGAGCAGCGGGCTCCGGCTGGCCGGGTTCTTTCTTCTCCTCTCAGCTTTACGGCCTCACGAGACAAGGCTACTTCGTTCTGTTTCCGAATCCGCGCGGAAGCTTCGGACAAGGCGAAGCATTCACGGCGGGCAACGTGAAAGACTTCGGCTACGGTGATCTGCGCGACATTCTGACTGGCGTCGACTCCGTCGTCAAAACGCTGCCTATCGACAACGACCGCATCGGCATCACGGGATGGAGCTACGGCGGCTACATGACCATGTGGGCGATCACGCAGACGAACCGTTTCAAGGCGGCTGTGTCGGGGGCAGGACTCTCGAATTTCCAGAGCTATTACGGACAAAACGACATTGACCAGTGGATGATCCCGTATTTCGGAGCGTCGGTGTACGACGATCCGGCGGTTTATGCCAGAAGCTCGCCGATGACCTTCATCAAGAACGTGAAGACGCCCACGCTGATTGTGGTCGGCGAGCGGGATGGCGAAGTCCCGGCGCCGCAGTCGCGGGAATACTGGCATGCACTCAAGACCTTGGGAGTGGAAACGCAGTTCGTGGTCTATCCGAATGAGGGGCATGCGATCCAAAATCCTGAGCACCGCCAGGATATTGGGGATCGCCTGACCGCATGGTTCAACCGCTTTTTGAAGCCGGAGGCAGGGAAAACACAGTAA
- a CDS encoding HU family DNA-binding protein, giving the protein MNKADLVDRIAGACSISKATATTAIDTAVDSVTAALKKGDRVALIGFGTFSVSQRKARNGRNPQTGATIKIAARRVAKFTPGNELKKAVNKGK; this is encoded by the coding sequence ATGAATAAAGCTGATCTGGTTGACCGTATCGCCGGGGCCTGCAGTATTTCGAAAGCAACGGCCACGACCGCGATCGATACCGCCGTGGACAGCGTAACCGCTGCCCTTAAGAAAGGGGACCGGGTAGCCTTGATCGGATTCGGTACGTTTTCCGTCTCGCAACGCAAGGCACGTAATGGCCGGAACCCGCAAACCGGAGCGACCATTAAGATCGCCGCTCGCAGAGTTGCAAAGTTCACCCCTGGAAACGAACTCAAGAAAGCAGTCAACAAAGGCAAGTAA
- a CDS encoding ATP-binding protein, translated as MKSVIEVCPKCAGSGWKVVPDDPEHGVTRCDCQLRARADAMVSAARIPKRYEHCELSNFEFEGSQLHLAPARMAACRFVEEYPVDKTGLMLVGTIGTGKTHLAVGIAKALIREKGIACLFYDYRELLKEIQNSYNASVQTTELALLRPVFEAEVLILDELGAVRPTEWVWDTVSLILNTRYNDNRTTIITTNFSDDPAAAVARTLSPARANRDETLGDRIGERMRSRLHEMCRIVRMDGADFRQKLRSASFG; from the coding sequence ATGAAATCCGTCATCGAAGTTTGTCCCAAATGCGCTGGCTCCGGATGGAAGGTCGTCCCCGACGATCCTGAACACGGCGTCACGCGCTGCGATTGCCAGCTGCGCGCTCGCGCCGATGCCATGGTCTCCGCGGCCCGCATCCCGAAACGCTATGAACATTGCGAACTCTCGAACTTCGAGTTTGAAGGATCGCAACTTCACCTCGCGCCCGCCCGCATGGCCGCATGCCGCTTCGTCGAGGAGTATCCGGTCGACAAAACAGGACTCATGCTGGTTGGCACGATCGGCACCGGGAAAACGCATCTGGCCGTTGGGATCGCGAAAGCGTTGATCCGCGAAAAGGGCATTGCCTGCCTCTTCTACGACTATCGCGAGTTGCTCAAGGAAATTCAGAATTCCTACAACGCGTCGGTGCAAACCACCGAACTCGCGCTGTTGCGTCCCGTGTTTGAGGCCGAAGTGCTCATCCTGGACGAACTCGGCGCCGTTCGCCCCACCGAATGGGTTTGGGATACGGTGAGCCTGATCCTGAACACTCGCTACAACGACAATCGTACGACCATCATCACCACCAACTTCTCTGACGATCCTGCCGCTGCTGTGGCCCGTACTCTGTCACCCGCCCGTGCCAACCGCGACGAAACTCTCGGTGACCGTATCGGAGAACGCATGCGCTCCCGCCTGCACGAAATGTGCCGCATCGTCCGCATGGACGGCGCCGATTTCCGCCAGAAGTTGCGCAGCGCCAGCTTCGGATGA
- a CDS encoding DinB family protein: MKTNAKKKVAARKVLKPSDTRDHALRAHLLYLLRDGGAHAGFDATMGDWPAQLAGVKVANFPHTAWMLLEHMRIAQHDILEFSRTAKHVSPPWPEGYWPTAEAPPSEKAWQESMAAFKKDLRAVELLVANPKTDLYAKLPWGDGQTVLREALLVADHNAYHLGQLVMLRKSIGI; the protein is encoded by the coding sequence ATGAAGACCAACGCCAAGAAAAAAGTTGCCGCGCGGAAGGTTTTGAAGCCGTCGGATACACGCGATCACGCCCTGCGCGCTCACCTTCTCTACCTGCTTCGCGACGGTGGTGCGCATGCCGGATTCGATGCCACCATGGGTGATTGGCCCGCGCAGCTGGCGGGCGTGAAAGTGGCGAACTTCCCGCACACCGCGTGGATGCTGCTCGAACACATGCGCATCGCGCAACATGACATCCTGGAATTCAGCCGCACTGCCAAGCATGTCTCGCCACCGTGGCCCGAGGGATATTGGCCCACGGCCGAAGCGCCGCCCAGCGAAAAGGCCTGGCAGGAAAGCATGGCCGCCTTCAAGAAGGATCTGCGGGCTGTCGAATTGCTGGTCGCGAATCCAAAGACAGACTTGTACGCGAAGCTACCGTGGGGCGACGGGCAAACCGTACTTCGGGAAGCGCTGCTGGTTGCCGATCACAATGCCTATCACCTCGGACAACTCGTGATGCTGCGAAAAAGCATTGGAATCTGA
- the tldD gene encoding metalloprotease TldD yields MTENKKHFFFEHYGLSNQDLEKYLAAALSAGGDYADIYFEYLSSTSLSVDESMVKSASQGISAGCGVRVVSGERTGYAYTDDLTPARILHAARTAALIASAPAKTTVTGFQQKPARSLYPVTLPSVDAEITAKVELLMRADRTARAFDSRIKEVRASYADELRTILIVGSDGTFAEDSQPLARMNVSCIAKTETVSGRGTSGGGGRIALDFFMGEKNPEHFAKEASRQAILQLDAREAPAGDMEVVLGPGWPGVLLHEAVGHGLEADFNRKKTSAFAGLIGKRVASEKCTVVDNGTMPWRRGSLNVDDEGQPTQETVLIENGILKGYLSDKLSSKLMGLADTGNGRRESYAHIPMPRMTNTYMLAGQDNPEDIIRSVKNGIYAVNFGGGQVDITNGKFVFSASEAYLIENGQVTAPIKGATLIGNGPDVLTRVSMVGNDLKLDEGVGTCGKDGQAVPVGVGIPTLKVDRLTVGGTARRETGGYMQ; encoded by the coding sequence GTGACGGAAAATAAGAAACATTTCTTCTTCGAACATTACGGCCTTTCGAATCAAGACCTTGAAAAGTATCTGGCAGCCGCCCTCTCGGCTGGCGGCGACTACGCCGACATCTATTTCGAATACCTGTCCTCCACTTCCTTGAGCGTGGACGAGTCCATGGTCAAGTCGGCCTCGCAGGGAATTTCGGCGGGTTGCGGCGTCCGTGTCGTTTCCGGTGAGCGCACCGGATATGCCTACACCGACGATCTGACTCCCGCGCGAATTTTGCACGCCGCTCGCACTGCCGCACTGATCGCGAGCGCGCCCGCGAAAACGACCGTGACCGGATTCCAGCAGAAGCCCGCGCGCAGCCTGTATCCCGTAACGCTGCCTTCGGTCGACGCAGAGATTACCGCGAAGGTTGAATTACTCATGCGCGCAGACCGCACCGCTCGCGCATTTGATTCGCGCATTAAGGAAGTACGCGCCAGCTACGCAGACGAACTCCGCACGATTTTGATCGTTGGCTCTGACGGGACGTTTGCCGAAGACTCGCAGCCGCTCGCGCGCATGAACGTTTCCTGTATCGCAAAGACCGAAACCGTTTCCGGGCGCGGCACTTCCGGCGGTGGCGGGCGCATTGCCCTCGACTTCTTCATGGGCGAAAAGAATCCCGAGCACTTCGCGAAAGAAGCGTCGCGCCAGGCGATTCTCCAACTCGATGCCCGCGAAGCTCCTGCCGGAGACATGGAAGTCGTCCTCGGTCCGGGATGGCCCGGCGTCCTGTTGCATGAAGCTGTAGGCCACGGTCTGGAAGCCGACTTCAATCGCAAGAAGACATCAGCGTTCGCTGGATTGATCGGCAAACGCGTCGCCAGCGAGAAATGCACCGTCGTCGATAACGGCACCATGCCCTGGCGTCGTGGATCGCTCAATGTCGACGATGAAGGCCAGCCCACGCAGGAAACCGTGCTCATCGAAAACGGAATACTGAAGGGCTACCTGAGCGACAAGCTTTCCTCGAAGCTAATGGGGCTCGCCGACACCGGTAATGGACGGCGCGAGAGTTACGCTCACATCCCCATGCCCCGCATGACCAACACCTACATGCTGGCTGGACAGGACAATCCCGAAGACATCATCCGCTCGGTGAAGAACGGCATTTACGCGGTGAACTTCGGCGGCGGCCAGGTGGATATCACCAACGGCAAGTTCGTATTTTCCGCATCGGAAGCCTATCTGATTGAAAACGGCCAGGTCACTGCGCCCATTAAAGGTGCAACTCTGATCGGCAACGGCCCCGATGTTCTCACTCGCGTTTCGATGGTCGGCAACGATCTGAAACTCGACGAAGGCGTCGGCACCTGCGGTAAAGATGGACAGGCGGTGCCGGTAGGCGTCGGCATTCCGACCTTAAAGGTAGATCGCCTTACCGTTGGCGGAACCGCGCGCCGCGAAACCGGCGGCTACATGCAGTAG
- a CDS encoding TldD/PmbA family protein: protein MTTTLGTTQQATDLKSLATDVVRRAMQGGATAAECVAREGDEFSTVVRLGQVETLKEAGSRSVGVRVFFGQRAASTYSSDFSPAGIERMLKSALELAKITSEDPFSGIPEAGKLGSLPGDLDLYHEDVYSLAGAERIDYARRAEKAALDSDPRIKNSEGGSFDAATGRKVLANSHGFVGEYQRSYCSVSAVPIAQDDAGNMQRDYWYSVARSLAKLDPAEQVGKEAARRTLRRLGARKAKTAHVPVILDPMVATSMLEHIFEGVNGDSVYRGASFLAGKLGEQIAGGNITVIDDGTIVGGFGTSPFDGEGIPTRRTVVIENGILKSYLLNTYTAKKLGLETTANASRGLAGTPGIGPGNYFLQAGKKSPEQIIGDIKDGLYVTEFLGMGVNLVTGDYSRGASGQWIVNGELAYPVEEITVAGNLKDIFKNISEIGSDLEFRGSVASPTIRIDGLTVGGE, encoded by the coding sequence ATGACAACGACGTTAGGAACAACGCAACAAGCCACCGATCTCAAATCCCTCGCGACCGATGTGGTTCGCCGCGCTATGCAAGGCGGCGCTACGGCCGCAGAGTGTGTAGCCCGCGAGGGCGATGAATTCTCCACCGTCGTCCGCCTCGGCCAGGTAGAGACTCTCAAGGAAGCGGGATCCCGATCCGTCGGCGTGCGTGTCTTCTTCGGACAACGCGCTGCCTCGACCTACTCCAGCGATTTCTCGCCCGCCGGCATTGAGCGCATGTTGAAGTCGGCTCTCGAACTGGCAAAGATCACTTCCGAGGATCCATTCTCGGGCATTCCCGAAGCTGGCAAACTCGGATCACTCCCCGGCGACCTCGATCTCTATCACGAAGATGTCTACTCACTCGCCGGCGCCGAACGCATCGACTATGCCCGCCGCGCTGAAAAGGCCGCGCTCGATAGCGATCCACGAATCAAGAATTCCGAGGGCGGATCCTTCGACGCCGCCACCGGACGAAAGGTCCTCGCGAACTCGCACGGCTTCGTCGGCGAGTATCAGCGGTCCTATTGCTCCGTCTCCGCCGTGCCTATTGCACAGGACGACGCCGGCAACATGCAGCGCGACTACTGGTACTCCGTGGCACGCAGCCTCGCGAAACTCGATCCCGCCGAGCAGGTCGGAAAAGAAGCGGCCCGCCGGACTCTCCGCAGACTGGGGGCTCGCAAGGCCAAGACCGCGCACGTCCCTGTCATTCTCGACCCGATGGTGGCGACCTCGATGTTGGAACACATCTTTGAAGGCGTGAACGGGGATTCCGTCTACCGCGGCGCATCGTTTCTAGCCGGAAAGCTCGGCGAGCAGATCGCCGGCGGCAACATCACCGTCATCGACGACGGCACCATTGTCGGCGGCTTTGGAACCTCGCCCTTCGATGGCGAAGGTATTCCCACGCGCCGCACTGTCGTCATTGAAAACGGAATTCTGAAGTCCTACTTGCTGAACACCTACACCGCCAAGAAACTCGGCCTGGAGACGACTGCGAACGCGTCCCGTGGACTCGCCGGCACGCCCGGCATCGGCCCCGGCAACTATTTTCTGCAGGCGGGAAAAAAATCACCGGAGCAGATCATCGGCGACATCAAAGACGGTCTCTATGTCACCGAATTCCTCGGCATGGGAGTGAACCTGGTCACCGGCGACTACTCGCGCGGCGCGTCCGGCCAGTGGATCGTCAACGGCGAACTCGCCTATCCCGTCGAAGAGATTACCGTCGCGGGAAATTTGAAAGACATCTTCAAGAACATCTCGGAGATCGGCAGCGACCTGGAATTCCGCGGCAGCGTGGCCTCACCGACAATCCGCATCGACGGCCTGACTGTGGGCGGAGAGTAG
- a CDS encoding VCBS repeat-containing protein: MRDRHLLLVTLLVVPLAVTSFARPIKFASAHTFPSGMTQSGHIATGDFNGDGFPDLAVGNNFNTVAVFLGAGDGRFGDPKIYTLTFYVSGFIAAADFNKDGKLDLAIVGGDTNGNGLALLLGKSDGTFKNPVYFKTEAAGSSIFPGVGDFNKDGNLDIYAGGNGNGEVLTGDGKGKFVDGELEPASGFSVAVGDFNGDHNLDVAVTVPFGPSVAVLLGNGNGTFQAPQIYSGFNQPIGIVASDFNGDQKLDLAVSDGLGSFVKILIGNGDGTFADGSLLFNLVAPDALVTADFNADKKTDLAVSQFGSNAVSAFPGDGKGHFRAAKSFVAGGQPAQVAVTDFNRDDAPDLAVANFGDGTVSVLLNAAGTLVVLNSSKNPSNSGDSVTFTVSVQGSVVQTPLPAGTVVFKDGSTTLGRVKLSQGQASLTTSALAKGSHNVTASYMGNAKFNPKISNVVVQLVN, encoded by the coding sequence ATGCGTGATCGCCACTTACTCCTGGTAACCCTTCTAGTCGTTCCACTTGCGGTAACTTCGTTTGCGCGACCCATCAAGTTCGCTTCCGCTCATACCTTCCCCAGCGGGATGACGCAGTCCGGTCATATTGCAACCGGGGATTTCAATGGCGACGGTTTTCCCGATCTCGCGGTTGGGAATAACTTCAACACCGTGGCCGTCTTTCTTGGAGCGGGAGACGGAAGGTTTGGCGATCCGAAAATCTACACGCTGACTTTTTATGTGAGCGGCTTTATCGCCGCCGCCGATTTCAATAAGGACGGCAAACTGGATTTGGCCATCGTGGGTGGAGATACCAATGGCAATGGTCTCGCGCTATTACTGGGAAAAAGCGATGGTACTTTCAAGAATCCGGTCTACTTCAAAACCGAGGCTGCGGGAAGTTCGATTTTTCCGGGCGTCGGGGATTTCAATAAAGACGGCAATCTTGATATCTACGCGGGCGGAAATGGTAACGGCGAAGTCTTGACCGGCGACGGCAAAGGCAAATTTGTTGATGGCGAGTTAGAGCCCGCGAGCGGTTTCAGCGTTGCAGTGGGCGATTTCAATGGGGACCATAACCTTGACGTGGCTGTGACCGTTCCCTTCGGGCCATCCGTCGCCGTGCTGCTCGGCAACGGCAACGGAACGTTTCAGGCGCCCCAAATCTATAGTGGATTCAACCAGCCGATTGGGATCGTGGCGAGCGACTTCAATGGTGACCAGAAGCTTGACCTGGCCGTTTCCGATGGATTGGGCAGTTTCGTAAAGATTCTAATTGGAAATGGTGATGGAACATTTGCCGATGGCTCATTGCTATTCAACCTTGTTGCGCCCGATGCATTGGTGACTGCGGACTTCAACGCAGACAAGAAAACCGACCTGGCGGTATCCCAGTTCGGCTCCAATGCTGTCAGCGCATTTCCTGGCGACGGGAAAGGACACTTCCGCGCAGCCAAAAGCTTCGTGGCTGGCGGTCAACCCGCCCAGGTAGCGGTGACGGATTTCAATCGGGATGACGCGCCCGATTTGGCGGTCGCTAACTTTGGCGATGGTACGGTCAGCGTCCTGTTGAACGCTGCAGGGACACTGGTAGTGCTGAACAGTTCCAAGAATCCGTCGAATTCCGGTGATTCGGTAACCTTCACGGTTTCCGTGCAAGGCAGCGTCGTACAGACGCCCCTGCCTGCCGGAACGGTCGTGTTCAAGGATGGAAGTACCACACTGGGCCGCGTGAAGCTCAGCCAAGGACAAGCGTCCTTGACAACGTCAGCACTCGCGAAGGGCAGCCACAATGTCACGGCGAGTTACATGGGGAATGCAAAGTTCAATCCCAAAATCTCGAACGTGGTCGTGCAGTTGGTGAACTGA
- a CDS encoding L-seryl-tRNA(Sec) selenium transferase, giving the protein MSPTLNSALFQKLPSTDELLRDQRILALAERDGHTAVTESIRAVLARLRQEIGAQRLDEKSLDLALGGLYAAIESQIRQSLGYSLRPVINATGVILHTNLGRAPLASSVFDHIRETASSYSNLEFELATGERGKRDVHVERLFQKLLAENVGEAMVAPVSTIVVNNNAAAVLLALNSLAEGGEVIVSRGELVEIGGSFRIPDVMSKSLATLREVGTTNRTRVADYERAINDRTRVLLRVHRSNFEISGFTEQPALEELVALARRKNIPLLEDLGSGALFDLRSVGVTGEPGVLDSLRAGVDVITYSGDKLLGGPQAGLISGRADLVARMRSNSLFRALRVDKLTYAALETTLLAYVKHDHDSVPALRMMRLSKDEIARRADALKAAIQTSTLNVETRDGESIIGGGAAPSAVLPTRLLSITHSKLSADELCARLRAYDPPIIARVEEGRVLLDLRTVFPHQDASIATALESIE; this is encoded by the coding sequence GTGTCCCCAACTCTAAACTCGGCCCTGTTTCAGAAGCTCCCCTCGACGGACGAACTCCTTCGTGACCAGCGAATTCTGGCCCTGGCAGAACGGGATGGCCACACCGCCGTCACGGAAAGTATCCGCGCCGTGCTTGCCCGTCTGCGCCAGGAAATTGGAGCGCAGCGGCTGGATGAAAAATCGCTCGACCTGGCTCTGGGCGGACTTTACGCAGCGATCGAGTCCCAGATCCGGCAATCGCTGGGATATTCCCTGCGTCCCGTGATCAATGCCACGGGCGTCATTCTGCATACAAATCTTGGACGCGCTCCGCTTGCGTCTTCCGTATTCGATCACATCCGCGAAACGGCCTCTTCATACTCAAATCTGGAATTTGAACTTGCTACCGGCGAGCGAGGCAAACGCGATGTCCACGTCGAGCGGCTCTTTCAAAAACTTCTGGCAGAAAATGTCGGGGAAGCAATGGTCGCCCCAGTATCGACCATCGTCGTCAACAACAATGCCGCCGCGGTCCTGCTGGCGCTGAATTCGCTGGCGGAAGGCGGCGAGGTAATCGTGTCGCGCGGCGAACTGGTCGAAATCGGCGGATCATTCCGTATTCCCGATGTCATGTCGAAATCGCTGGCGACTTTGCGCGAGGTTGGCACCACCAACCGCACGCGCGTTGCCGACTACGAACGCGCCATCAACGACCGCACTCGGGTCCTGCTCCGCGTTCACCGATCGAATTTTGAAATCTCAGGCTTCACCGAACAACCTGCACTTGAAGAATTGGTGGCCCTCGCTCGCCGCAAGAATATTCCCCTGTTGGAAGACCTTGGCAGCGGCGCGCTCTTCGACTTGCGTTCGGTCGGCGTCACCGGCGAACCAGGCGTGCTGGACAGCCTGCGCGCCGGCGTCGATGTCATCACCTACAGCGGAGATAAGTTGCTGGGAGGTCCCCAGGCAGGCCTGATTAGCGGCCGTGCCGATTTAGTCGCTCGCATGAGGTCGAATTCGCTGTTCCGTGCACTGCGTGTCGATAAGCTTACTTACGCAGCGCTCGAAACAACTTTGCTGGCGTACGTCAAACATGATCACGACAGTGTGCCCGCTCTGCGCATGATGCGTCTCTCGAAGGATGAGATTGCCCGGCGAGCCGATGCGCTAAAAGCTGCGATCCAAACGTCGACCCTCAACGTGGAGACTCGCGACGGGGAGTCGATCATCGGTGGAGGCGCTGCGCCATCGGCCGTTCTACCAACGCGCCTGCTCTCAATCACGCATTCCAAGCTGAGCGCGGACGAACTCTGCGCGCGCCTGCGAGCTTATGATCCACCAATTATCGCCCGCGTGGAAGAGGGTCGCGTCTTGCTCGATTTGCGAACCGTGTTCCCGCATCAAGACGCATCGATTGCCACGGCCCTGGAGTCGATAGAGTAA
- a CDS encoding cytochrome c: MTFIHRSILCVCAGLIFLGLSILTACDAERRKSDAELGLNPQQAEGRKIYDNYCDRCHEPYSSRGKKGPPLKGVFKQQYLPLSGLPANDDRVSDIVKFGRSKMEGFGRVMSDQQLKDLLAYMHTL; the protein is encoded by the coding sequence ATGACTTTCATCCATCGCTCTATTCTGTGCGTGTGTGCTGGCCTGATTTTTCTGGGCCTCTCGATCCTGACCGCGTGTGATGCCGAGCGGCGCAAGTCCGATGCCGAACTCGGGCTCAATCCGCAACAGGCCGAGGGTCGCAAGATCTATGACAACTACTGCGACCGCTGCCACGAGCCTTATTCCTCGCGCGGCAAGAAAGGCCCTCCCTTAAAAGGCGTCTTCAAGCAGCAATATCTGCCGCTCAGCGGACTGCCTGCGAACGATGACCGCGTAAGCGACATCGTCAAATTCGGCCGCAGCAAGATGGAAGGCTTTGGCCGCGTCATGAGTGATCAGCAACTCAAGGACTTACTCGCCTACATGCACACCCTGTAG
- a CDS encoding DUF488 family protein, which produces MPVAVKRVYEAPAASDGVRILVDRLWPRGLTKDAAAVKLWLRDLAPSTELREWFHANPEAWRMFRRRYLKELVSEEAGAALDKLYAAATSAKKLTLVYASRNEERNNATVLKELLEGGRKPPSSVGPAAAGRGRIRKAKKQ; this is translated from the coding sequence ATGCCAGTGGCCGTGAAACGTGTTTACGAAGCGCCGGCTGCGTCCGATGGAGTGCGCATCCTGGTCGATCGCCTCTGGCCCCGCGGTCTGACCAAAGATGCCGCCGCGGTCAAACTCTGGCTACGCGACCTCGCCCCTTCGACGGAATTGCGCGAGTGGTTTCATGCGAATCCTGAAGCGTGGCGAATGTTCCGCCGGCGGTACCTCAAAGAACTGGTTTCGGAGGAAGCTGGGGCAGCGCTGGATAAACTCTACGCGGCCGCAACTTCCGCGAAAAAACTGACGCTCGTCTATGCATCCCGGAATGAAGAACGCAACAACGCGACCGTACTGAAAGAACTTCTGGAGGGCGGACGGAAACCTCCATCCAGCGTCGGTCCTGCTGCGGCGGGACGTGGCCGGATTCGGAAGGCAAAAAAGCAGTAG